The Ciona intestinalis chromosome 11, KH, whole genome shotgun sequence genome has a segment encoding these proteins:
- the LOC100186913 gene encoding calcium/calmodulin-dependent protein kinase II-like isoform X1: MNNLRLRIILIKTLPCYFSDSISALSALFVILGSRIWPTHKPVSSDCRSSDLTNTAVAAPEANLKPYFMNLIHFLPISLSMMTMQPPTLCVKVGTASAVPFGIHITESSGITRSVGYHRTVHQPSYECSLLTLMCSGPAVVQAFTVGKMALNSNMSDKLGFVGVSSTFDWHTKDPGKFLEAVVRGILGNVKNAFVQSFTPGSLTLRLVATDKEAADALIKMYGLKEMLRNLNAEIEAYSKEFNEDLGRIDSVSLINYNERNIEIEKVDEVKLQAYSCFQNKSKKGEVPRQPIWVSPSEIKLERDDDAVLGCGGFGSVLRCRLKKVGLCAVKCVAASGGFMQTKIATEKFEIEAGIFLKADHANIVRVYGITSWVGSFGIIMEYMEGGNLSELINSARLQNYQVPFDLLVRILLQVANGVAFLHHIGAGMQIVHGDLKPSNIVLKADFTAKVTDFGGASLRTYTGTNEIGRTADNKQQHSLAYTAPERIMQPEFAATKASDVYSYGMIVYECLSDLSPYCGVPLDEKIWKILLKITNKMKRPAYDRINSKKERCSEEQLNFLLLLEKCMESCWQYKKDDRPKMISVRDDLQEHFDKIPRKQILKSVVEVSCHQQPIRRPLKSSTERIPINRLYSPYFRPSDARKDSSTPTQPDGNRKRRLEGQCTGHLQKVSRELAGQASTSKAASRNKPHSLIRKIETTMNADAKVLEAATRELCHALKALRKGDEGRTCSDDNLVLVRELNDSSENTMDEQE, encoded by the exons ATGAATAATTTACGCCTtcgtattattttaataaaaactctACCGTGTTATTTTAGTGATTCAATTTCCGCCTTAAGCGcactgtttgttattttaggtTCTCGGATATGGCCCACTCATAAACCAGTATCCTCCGATTGCAGATCAAGCGATCTTACAAACACTGCGGTTGCAGCACCGGAAGCCA ATTTGAAACCTTATTTCATGAATTTAATTCACTTTCTGCCTATTTCATTAAG CATGATGACGATGCAGCCACCCACCCTTTGTGTAAAAGTAGGTACCGCGTCGGCAGTTCCGTTTGGTATACATATAACTGAATCTTCTGGCATCACCAGATCTGTGGGATACCACAGAACAG TACATCAACCTTCTTACGAGTGTTCTCTATTGACGCTGATGTGCAGTGGGCCAGCGGTGGTCCAAGCTTTTACTGTAGGCAAGATGGCATTAAACAGCAATATGTCGGATAAACTTGGATTTGTCGGTGTCAGCTCAACCTTTGACTGGCACACAAAAGACCCGGGCAAGTTTCTGGAAGCTGTAGTCCGAGGAATCTTGGGCAATGTGAAGAACGCGTTCGTTCAGTCCTTCACTCCTGGAAGTCTCACACTAAGGTTGGTTGCCACGGATAAAGAGGCCGCTGATGCTCTAATAAAGATGTACGGGTTAAAGGAAATGCTAAGAAATCTTAATGCAGAGATAGAAGCTTATTCTAAAGAATTTAATGAGGATCTCGGTAGAATTGATTCTGTGTCTTTGATCAACTACAACGAACGCAATATCGAAATAGAAAAAGTTGATGAAGTTAAACTCCAAGCTTATTCctgttttcaaaataaatcaaaGAAGGGCGAG GTGCCCCGGCAGCCTATTTGGGTAAGTCCTTCCGAAATCAAGTTAGAAAGAGACGACGATGCTGTTCTCGGGTGTGGAGGCTTCGGATCTGTTCTTCGCTGCCGGTTAAAAAAAGTCGGTCTCTGTGCTGTAAAGTGTGTTGCAGCAAGTGGTGGATTTATGCAAACAAAGATTGCCACAGAAAA GTTTGAAATAGAAGCTGGTATATTTCTTAAGGCCGATCACGCAAACATTGTACGGGTGTATGGGATCACAAGCTGGGTCGGATCATTCGGTATCATCATGGAGTATATGGAAGGAGGGAACTTATCGGAGCTTATTAATTCAGCACGATTACAAAATTATCAAGTTCCGTTCGATCTGTTGGTTCGGATCTTGCTTCAAGTTGCAAACGGGGTGGCGTTTCTGCACCATATCGGAGCAGGCATGCAGATCGTTCACGGAGATCTTAAACCTTCTAACATCGTGCTGAAGGCCGACTTCACAGCAAAAGTGACCGATTTTGGAGGGGCGAGTCTTCGTACATATACTGGTACAAACGAGATCGGTCGTACAGCTGATAATAAGCAGCAGCACAGTCTAGCCTACACTGCTCCTGAACGAATCATGCAGCCAGAATTTGCAGCCACCAAAGCATCAGATGTTTATAGTTATGGAATGATCGTCTACGAATGCCTAAGCGATCTTTCACCATATTGTGGGGTGCCTCTTGACGAAAAGATTTGGAAAATCCTATTGAAGATAACAAATAAGATGAAACGACCAGCATACGACCGGATCAATAGCAAGAAAGAGCGTTGTAGCGAAGAACAACTGAATTTCCTGCTTTTACTTGAAAAGTGCATGGAAAGCTGCTGGCAGTACAAAAAGGATGATCGTCCAAAAATGATATCAGTTCGAGATGATCTTCAAGAgcattttgataaaataccGAGGAAACAGATCTTAAAAAGTGTCGTCGAAGTCTCCTGCCACCAACAACCAATTAGACGCCCCCTCAAATCGTCTACGGAGAGGATACCCATCAACCGTTTGTACTCGCCTTACTTTCGACCATCGGACGCCCGAAAAG aTTCTTCGACGCCCACACAACCTGATGGAAACAGGAAGAGAAGATTGGAAGGGCAGTGCACGGGGCATCTTCAGA AAGTTTCGAGAGAATTAGCCGGCCAAGCATCCACAAGCAAAGCAGCATCGAGAAACAAGCCGCATTCATTGATAAGAAAGATAGAAACCACAATGAATGCTGATGCCAAGGTTCTTGAGGCCGCGACTCGAGAATTGTGCCATGCCCTGAAGGCCCTGCGGAAGGGGGATGAGGGAAGAACGTGCTCGGATGACAACCTTGTTCTCGTGCGGGAATTGAACGACTCTTCCGAAAACACAATGGATGAGCAGGAATAA
- the LOC100186913 gene encoding receptor-interacting serine/threonine-protein kinase 4-like isoform X2, whose product MTVHQPSYECSLLTLMCSGPAVVQAFTVGKMALNSNMSDKLGFVGVSSTFDWHTKDPGKFLEAVVRGILGNVKNAFVQSFTPGSLTLRLVATDKEAADALIKMYGLKEMLRNLNAEIEAYSKEFNEDLGRIDSVSLINYNERNIEIEKVDEVKLQAYSCFQNKSKKGEVPRQPIWVSPSEIKLERDDDAVLGCGGFGSVLRCRLKKVGLCAVKCVAASGGFMQTKIATEKFEIEAGIFLKADHANIVRVYGITSWVGSFGIIMEYMEGGNLSELINSARLQNYQVPFDLLVRILLQVANGVAFLHHIGAGMQIVHGDLKPSNIVLKADFTAKVTDFGGASLRTYTGTNEIGRTADNKQQHSLAYTAPERIMQPEFAATKASDVYSYGMIVYECLSDLSPYCGVPLDEKIWKILLKITNKMKRPAYDRINSKKERCSEEQLNFLLLLEKCMESCWQYKKDDRPKMISVRDDLQEHFDKIPRKQILKSVVEVSCHQQPIRRPLKSSTERIPINRLYSPYFRPSDARKDSSTPTQPDGNRKRRLEGQCTGHLQKVSRELAGQASTSKAASRNKPHSLIRKIETTMNADAKVLEAATRELCHALKALRKGDEGRTCSDDNLVLVRELNDSSENTMDEQE is encoded by the exons ATGACAGTACATCAACCTTCTTACGAGTGTTCTCTATTGACGCTGATGTGCAGTGGGCCAGCGGTGGTCCAAGCTTTTACTGTAGGCAAGATGGCATTAAACAGCAATATGTCGGATAAACTTGGATTTGTCGGTGTCAGCTCAACCTTTGACTGGCACACAAAAGACCCGGGCAAGTTTCTGGAAGCTGTAGTCCGAGGAATCTTGGGCAATGTGAAGAACGCGTTCGTTCAGTCCTTCACTCCTGGAAGTCTCACACTAAGGTTGGTTGCCACGGATAAAGAGGCCGCTGATGCTCTAATAAAGATGTACGGGTTAAAGGAAATGCTAAGAAATCTTAATGCAGAGATAGAAGCTTATTCTAAAGAATTTAATGAGGATCTCGGTAGAATTGATTCTGTGTCTTTGATCAACTACAACGAACGCAATATCGAAATAGAAAAAGTTGATGAAGTTAAACTCCAAGCTTATTCctgttttcaaaataaatcaaaGAAGGGCGAG GTGCCCCGGCAGCCTATTTGGGTAAGTCCTTCCGAAATCAAGTTAGAAAGAGACGACGATGCTGTTCTCGGGTGTGGAGGCTTCGGATCTGTTCTTCGCTGCCGGTTAAAAAAAGTCGGTCTCTGTGCTGTAAAGTGTGTTGCAGCAAGTGGTGGATTTATGCAAACAAAGATTGCCACAGAAAA GTTTGAAATAGAAGCTGGTATATTTCTTAAGGCCGATCACGCAAACATTGTACGGGTGTATGGGATCACAAGCTGGGTCGGATCATTCGGTATCATCATGGAGTATATGGAAGGAGGGAACTTATCGGAGCTTATTAATTCAGCACGATTACAAAATTATCAAGTTCCGTTCGATCTGTTGGTTCGGATCTTGCTTCAAGTTGCAAACGGGGTGGCGTTTCTGCACCATATCGGAGCAGGCATGCAGATCGTTCACGGAGATCTTAAACCTTCTAACATCGTGCTGAAGGCCGACTTCACAGCAAAAGTGACCGATTTTGGAGGGGCGAGTCTTCGTACATATACTGGTACAAACGAGATCGGTCGTACAGCTGATAATAAGCAGCAGCACAGTCTAGCCTACACTGCTCCTGAACGAATCATGCAGCCAGAATTTGCAGCCACCAAAGCATCAGATGTTTATAGTTATGGAATGATCGTCTACGAATGCCTAAGCGATCTTTCACCATATTGTGGGGTGCCTCTTGACGAAAAGATTTGGAAAATCCTATTGAAGATAACAAATAAGATGAAACGACCAGCATACGACCGGATCAATAGCAAGAAAGAGCGTTGTAGCGAAGAACAACTGAATTTCCTGCTTTTACTTGAAAAGTGCATGGAAAGCTGCTGGCAGTACAAAAAGGATGATCGTCCAAAAATGATATCAGTTCGAGATGATCTTCAAGAgcattttgataaaataccGAGGAAACAGATCTTAAAAAGTGTCGTCGAAGTCTCCTGCCACCAACAACCAATTAGACGCCCCCTCAAATCGTCTACGGAGAGGATACCCATCAACCGTTTGTACTCGCCTTACTTTCGACCATCGGACGCCCGAAAAG aTTCTTCGACGCCCACACAACCTGATGGAAACAGGAAGAGAAGATTGGAAGGGCAGTGCACGGGGCATCTTCAGA AAGTTTCGAGAGAATTAGCCGGCCAAGCATCCACAAGCAAAGCAGCATCGAGAAACAAGCCGCATTCATTGATAAGAAAGATAGAAACCACAATGAATGCTGATGCCAAGGTTCTTGAGGCCGCGACTCGAGAATTGTGCCATGCCCTGAAGGCCCTGCGGAAGGGGGATGAGGGAAGAACGTGCTCGGATGACAACCTTGTTCTCGTGCGGGAATTGAACGACTCTTCCGAAAACACAATGGATGAGCAGGAATAA